The Streptomyces sp. DH-12 genome has a window encoding:
- the ectA gene encoding diaminobutyrate acetyltransferase — MTAAQADLQIDRPTVADGAVLWRIARDSKVLDLNSSYSYLLWCRDFAATSAVARDERGEPVGFITGYLRPESPRTLLVWQVAVDASHRSRGLAAALLDGLAARTAAEHGVDTVETTIAPGNTASERLFTAFAERHGALLEREVLFDTGQFPDGPHDPEVLYRIGPFAF, encoded by the coding sequence ATGACTGCCGCACAAGCAGACCTGCAAATCGACCGCCCGACCGTGGCGGACGGAGCCGTGCTGTGGCGGATAGCCAGGGACTCGAAGGTCCTCGACCTGAACTCGTCGTACAGCTATCTGCTGTGGTGCCGTGACTTCGCCGCCACCTCGGCCGTCGCTCGCGACGAGCGCGGAGAGCCGGTGGGCTTCATCACCGGCTACCTCCGCCCGGAGAGCCCGCGCACCCTGCTGGTCTGGCAGGTCGCCGTCGACGCGTCGCACCGCAGCCGCGGCCTGGCCGCCGCCCTGCTCGACGGACTGGCCGCCCGGACCGCCGCGGAGCACGGCGTGGACACCGTGGAGACCACCATCGCTCCCGGCAACACGGCCTCCGAGCGCCTGTTCACCGCGTTCGCGGAGCGTCACGGCGCCCTGCTGGAGCGCGAGGTGCTGTTCGACACCGGACAGTTCCCCGACGGACCGCACGACCCCGAGGTTCTGTACCGCATCGGGCCGTTCGCCTTCTGA
- a CDS encoding DinB family protein, with protein sequence MCADASSSVPTPPRLPDGRPVPRFTGDERAMLESWLDHHRSTLALKCAGLDDAQVRVAAVEPSRLTLLGLVRHMAEVERNWFQRIAAGQDVPAAYEDGTGSALEPAQGMDEALAVWRREIARGRELCAGRSLDSTGRIAAGPLVGTEVGLRWVLIHMIEEYARHNGHADLLRERIDGVTGA encoded by the coding sequence ATGTGTGCTGACGCCTCCTCGTCCGTGCCCACGCCTCCGCGTCTCCCCGACGGGCGGCCCGTCCCCCGGTTCACCGGGGACGAGCGGGCCATGCTCGAAAGCTGGCTCGACCACCACCGGTCGACGCTCGCGCTGAAGTGCGCGGGCCTGGACGACGCGCAGGTGCGGGTCGCGGCGGTCGAGCCGTCGCGGCTGACGCTGCTGGGGCTGGTGCGGCACATGGCGGAGGTGGAGCGGAACTGGTTCCAGCGGATCGCCGCCGGTCAGGACGTGCCGGCGGCGTACGAGGACGGGACCGGGTCCGCGCTGGAGCCCGCGCAGGGGATGGACGAGGCGCTCGCCGTGTGGCGGCGGGAGATCGCCCGTGGGCGGGAGCTGTGCGCCGGGCGCTCCCTGGACTCCACCGGGCGGATCGCCGCCGGCCCCCTGGTCGGCACGGAGGTCGGCCTGCGCTGGGTGCTGATCCACATGATCGAGGAGTACGCGCGCCATAACGGGCACGCCGATCTCTTGCGGGAACGCATCGACGGAGTGACGGGCGCGTGA
- a CDS encoding aminotransferase class V-fold PLP-dependent enzyme has protein sequence MTNLLLDLPPLSAARFASIEDRVARLLGTGQDVVITQGEALLPLEGAIRAAAGPGTTALNVITGPYGQTFGDWLRDCGATVVDLTVPFHTAVTAEQVREAFAEHPEIDFVSLVHAEAATGNTNPVAAIGEVVREHGALFYLDAVASVGAEPVLPDAWGVDLCVIGAQKAMGGPAGVSAVSVSERAWARMAANPNAPRRSYLSLLDWKERWIDGGRKALLHAPAQLEMLALEACVERIEAEGLETVMARHAAAAAAARAGALALGGGIAPYVHDAGDAAPVATTLRAPSGVTASDLVARALAADPDLPLAAGGGALSREMIRVNHYGPDATRHTVRACLTAVATALADAGLSVDLPAALTAAERAWR, from the coding sequence GTGACGAACCTCCTCCTCGACCTGCCCCCGCTGAGCGCCGCGCGCTTCGCCTCGATCGAGGACCGGGTGGCACGGCTGCTGGGCACCGGGCAGGACGTGGTGATCACCCAGGGCGAGGCGCTGCTGCCGCTGGAGGGCGCGATCCGTGCGGCGGCCGGGCCCGGGACGACCGCGCTGAACGTCATCACCGGCCCCTACGGGCAGACCTTCGGCGACTGGCTGCGGGACTGCGGCGCCACCGTCGTCGACCTGACGGTGCCGTTCCACACGGCGGTGACCGCCGAGCAGGTGCGGGAAGCCTTCGCGGAGCACCCGGAGATCGACTTCGTGTCGCTGGTGCACGCCGAGGCGGCCACCGGCAACACCAACCCGGTCGCCGCGATCGGCGAGGTGGTCCGGGAGCACGGCGCGCTGTTCTACCTGGACGCGGTCGCCTCGGTGGGCGCGGAGCCGGTGCTGCCGGACGCGTGGGGCGTGGACCTCTGCGTCATCGGGGCGCAGAAGGCGATGGGCGGGCCCGCCGGGGTCTCGGCGGTCTCGGTGAGCGAGCGGGCCTGGGCCCGGATGGCGGCGAACCCGAACGCCCCGCGCCGCTCCTACCTCTCCCTCCTCGACTGGAAGGAGCGGTGGATCGACGGCGGCCGCAAGGCCCTGCTGCACGCCCCGGCGCAGCTGGAGATGCTCGCGCTGGAGGCGTGCGTGGAGCGGATCGAGGCGGAGGGCCTGGAGACGGTGATGGCGCGGCACGCCGCGGCGGCCGCCGCGGCCCGGGCGGGCGCGCTGGCGCTCGGCGGCGGGATCGCGCCGTACGTCCACGACGCGGGGGACGCGGCGCCCGTCGCGACGACCCTGCGGGCGCCCTCCGGCGTCACCGCCTCGGACCTGGTCGCCCGCGCCCTGGCCGCCGATCCGGACCTCCCCCTCGCGGCGGGCGGCGGCGCCCTGTCGCGCGAGATGATCCGCGTCAACCACTACGGCCCCGACGCGACCCGGCACACGGTCCGCGCCTGCCTCACCGCCGTGGCGACGGCCCTGGCGGACGCGGGGCTGTCCGTCGACCTGCCCGCGGCCCTCACGGCGGCGGAACGGGCCTGGCGGTAG